A region of uncultured Carboxylicivirga sp. DNA encodes the following proteins:
- a CDS encoding T9SS type A sorting domain-containing protein, with amino-acid sequence MKKLLLIVALAVISTAQLMADNYLNVTNIPNGTAGESLTVSIKYTSDVDRSLIYSIYSSTSDGTSVDWGTQWAWVNNEVSITAGTDVETDIAINLPQRLNSNDLDDGINYLLVLEFGDYSVGSYNGNVMTIAETTNPYTWAELTADPPGTIEQGETITLNYRYRAETDSKYCLKVALSIYNGYTYVADKIGHWVENFDGQPATGYINEQFDLQVPGDFPLSTDLASGERYVIEVGVSGENWAWIGISTKYDVTISAATNIKSKGAKGINLYPNPVKDMLTIDGVTLGKTLMIYSVTGALVKSEILSDSKSQMDVSELAKGIYFIKTDNRTIKFIKN; translated from the coding sequence ATGAAAAAACTTTTACTAATTGTTGCTTTGGCAGTAATTTCTACTGCACAATTAATGGCAGATAACTATTTAAACGTTACCAATATTCCAAATGGTACTGCCGGAGAAAGTCTTACGGTTTCTATTAAATATACATCTGATGTAGATCGTAGTCTTATTTATTCCATTTATTCTTCAACCAGTGATGGAACAAGTGTCGATTGGGGCACTCAGTGGGCATGGGTTAATAATGAAGTTTCCATAACAGCAGGTACTGATGTTGAAACAGATATCGCTATTAACCTGCCTCAGCGATTAAATTCAAATGATCTGGATGATGGTATTAATTATTTGTTGGTGTTGGAATTTGGTGATTATTCAGTGGGTTCTTATAACGGAAATGTTATGACAATAGCCGAAACAACTAATCCTTATACATGGGCAGAATTAACAGCTGATCCGCCAGGTACTATTGAACAGGGAGAGACAATAACATTAAATTACAGATACAGAGCAGAGACTGATTCAAAATATTGTCTGAAAGTTGCATTATCAATTTACAACGGGTATACCTATGTAGCTGATAAGATTGGACATTGGGTTGAGAACTTTGACGGACAACCTGCTACGGGTTATATAAATGAGCAATTTGACCTTCAGGTACCAGGTGATTTTCCTTTATCAACAGATTTAGCTTCCGGGGAAAGATATGTGATTGAAGTTGGCGTATCCGGCGAGAACTGGGCCTGGATAGGAATCAGTACAAAATATGATGTAACCATTTCAGCTGCTACAAACATAAAAAGCAAGGGTGCTAAAGGAATTAATCTTTACCCAAATCCTGTAAAAGATATGTTAACCATTGATGGGGTTACACTCGGTAAAACCCTGATGATATACAGTGTAACAGGTGCATTGGTAAAAAGTGAAATCTTAAGTGACAGTAAATCTCAAATGGATGTTTCTGAACTTGCAAAAGGTATTTATTTCATAAAGACTGACAATAGGACGATTAAGTTTATTAAAAACTAA
- a CDS encoding endo-1,4-beta-xylanase, translating into MNKKLFCSKYLLIISFSVLIFSCQTPMKEEGLKDVLSDKFIIGTALNSNHIYGTDSAGINIIKKHFNSVVAENCMKSEVIHPKEDDYNFTKADQFVAFGQANSMFIVGHTLIWHSQCPDWFFVDEEGNDVSREVLIERMKNHINTIVGRYKGKVKGWDVVNEAIEDDGSWRKSKFYTIIGEEYLKLAFQFAHEADPDAELYYNDYSMFQKGRQQGVERLVQMLKDDSLRIDAVGMQAHYGLNYPSITEFENAVTFFAGLGVKVMITELDLSVLPSPYETMGANVADRFAYRESMDPIKNGMTDSIEAQFTQRYLDFFKLFLNHQDKISRVTLWGVTDNDTWKNDWPIKGRTDYPLLFDRSYQPKTIVNEIIKEVASQNN; encoded by the coding sequence ATGAATAAGAAACTTTTTTGTAGCAAGTATTTACTAATAATTTCATTTTCAGTACTCATTTTTTCATGCCAAACTCCCATGAAAGAGGAAGGTTTAAAAGATGTACTGAGTGATAAATTTATTATTGGTACAGCATTGAATAGCAATCATATCTATGGAACGGATTCTGCTGGTATCAATATTATCAAAAAACATTTTAATTCGGTTGTAGCTGAGAATTGCATGAAGAGTGAAGTGATTCATCCCAAAGAAGATGATTACAACTTTACCAAAGCAGATCAGTTTGTGGCTTTTGGGCAGGCTAACAGCATGTTTATTGTTGGCCACACCTTAATATGGCACTCACAATGTCCCGATTGGTTTTTTGTTGATGAGGAAGGAAATGATGTTAGTCGCGAAGTGTTAATCGAACGGATGAAGAATCATATCAATACCATTGTTGGTCGATATAAAGGAAAGGTTAAAGGCTGGGATGTTGTAAACGAGGCTATTGAGGATGATGGCTCATGGCGGAAAAGCAAGTTTTATACTATCATTGGGGAAGAATATCTGAAACTGGCATTTCAGTTTGCTCATGAGGCTGATCCTGATGCTGAATTATACTACAACGACTATTCGATGTTTCAAAAAGGTCGACAACAGGGAGTTGAACGTTTGGTGCAAATGCTGAAAGATGATAGTTTGCGGATTGATGCTGTTGGTATGCAGGCTCATTATGGGTTAAATTATCCGTCAATTACTGAATTTGAGAATGCAGTTACCTTTTTCGCAGGATTAGGTGTAAAGGTAATGATAACAGAACTTGACCTATCGGTACTGCCATCACCTTACGAGACAATGGGAGCCAATGTTGCTGATCGCTTTGCTTATCGCGAAAGTATGGATCCAATAAAAAATGGCATGACAGATTCCATCGAAGCGCAATTTACGCAGCGATATCTTGATTTCTTCAAATTGTTTCTCAATCATCAGGATAAGATATCTCGTGTGACTCTTTGGGGTGTAACAGATAATGATACATGGAAAAACGACTGGCCTATAAAAGGACGAACTGATTACCCATTGTTGTTCGATCGTAGCTATCAACCCAAAACAATTGTAAATGAAATAATCAAAGAAGTAGCAAGTCAAAATAATTAA
- a CDS encoding iron-containing alcohol dehydrogenase yields the protein MNNFHFHNPVKILFGKGELSNFKNEIPVGSKVMMLYGGGSIKKNGVYEKVQEQLKDFEVIEFSGIEPNPHYETLMKAVEIVREKGIDFLLAVGGGSVLDGTKFVSAAVHYPNGDPWNILSKGDINSITNPLPIGAVLTLPATGSEMNGNSVITRSETKDKLGFGTPLVMPKFSVLDPTVISSLPERQVANGIVDAFVHVMEQYLTYPVNAPIQDRFAESILCTLIEEGPKVMKDSSDYEAAANFMWAATMALNGLISTGVPQDWSTHMIGHELTALHGIDHARTLAIVLPGVMQVMLQNKKDKILQYGANVWNVTNGTEEVKVNATIQKTVDFFESLGIKTRGFEYGITEATVDEISNRFEQRGVNALGEKGDLTIDNVRQILKMQL from the coding sequence ATGAATAATTTTCATTTCCATAATCCGGTGAAAATCCTTTTCGGAAAAGGTGAGTTATCCAATTTTAAAAATGAGATTCCGGTTGGTTCGAAAGTAATGATGCTTTACGGCGGTGGAAGTATCAAAAAAAATGGGGTATATGAAAAAGTGCAGGAGCAATTAAAAGATTTTGAAGTAATTGAATTTAGTGGAATAGAGCCCAATCCTCACTACGAAACACTTATGAAAGCAGTGGAGATTGTGAGAGAAAAAGGAATTGACTTTTTGCTGGCTGTAGGGGGTGGATCGGTTTTAGATGGAACAAAATTTGTTTCAGCGGCTGTTCATTATCCAAATGGTGATCCATGGAATATTCTTTCGAAAGGTGATATAAATAGTATAACCAATCCACTGCCAATTGGTGCTGTATTAACACTTCCTGCCACAGGTAGCGAAATGAATGGAAACTCGGTTATAACCAGAAGTGAAACAAAAGACAAGTTAGGGTTTGGTACTCCTTTGGTAATGCCTAAGTTTTCAGTGCTGGATCCAACAGTTATTTCTTCTTTACCCGAACGACAGGTGGCTAATGGTATTGTAGACGCTTTTGTTCATGTGATGGAGCAGTATCTTACTTACCCGGTTAATGCACCTATTCAGGATCGTTTTGCCGAAAGTATACTTTGTACTTTAATCGAAGAAGGTCCTAAAGTAATGAAGGATAGTTCGGACTACGAAGCAGCAGCTAATTTTATGTGGGCAGCAACCATGGCTCTGAACGGATTAATTTCAACCGGAGTACCTCAGGATTGGAGTACACATATGATTGGTCATGAACTGACAGCTCTTCATGGAATTGATCATGCACGAACCTTAGCCATTGTATTACCTGGGGTAATGCAGGTGATGCTGCAAAATAAAAAGGATAAAATATTACAATATGGGGCGAACGTGTGGAATGTTACCAACGGAACAGAAGAAGTGAAAGTTAACGCAACTATTCAAAAGACTGTTGACTTTTTCGAGTCTTTAGGAATCAAAACCCGGGGATTTGAATATGGTATAACAGAAGCAACAGTTGATGAAATTAGCAATAGATTTGAACAAAGAGGTGTTAATGCACTTGGTGAGAAGGGTGATTTAACTATTGATAATGTAAGACAAATACTAAAAATGCAATTGTAG
- a CDS encoding TonB-dependent receptor, producing MKIIYGRRRRFLLMLFLIISVPLWAQNITVKGKVTDSGGGPLPGVNIVILGTSQGTITDIDGNYGLTVPVGSQLTFNFIGFISQTITVTDQTNIDVTLREDMAKIGEVVVVGYGQMKRTDLTGSVVSVASDAIEKTVTTSPEQVLQGRAAGVQVQQNSGAPGGGSSIRIRGISSLNGSNEPIIVIDGVIIDGNTGSSASNALSSINPADIVSMDILKDASATAIYGSRAANGVIIITTRKGEKGDARISYDGYMGWQEMPKKLSLLNLQQYAIHKNTRAEMGIVQWDNNFVRPDLLGAGTDWQDELFTQAMMQSHNLSVSGGTEKSTYALGAGYLDQDGIAIGSGFERLNLRGTFDSQVKDYLKVGINFAFSNSKQNTTVSDDNLIMTALKQTPNVAVRNADGSFDGPDTDEYVQNNPVGLAMIKDNRNESMNIRGNTYAEAEIIEGLKIKTEYAFDYGVGNTYTFNPSYTFGAITNEVREGSRSKSYSKFWTWRNIATYNKEFGIHNLNVMLGQEMQESHWEYLYGYRSGYLTNSSTDLNMGDATTARNGNSSNTSSIFSYFGRLFYSFNDKYLLTSTLRYDGSSKFHEDNRWGLFPSAAFAWKVSNESFLQDNEVINNLKLRLGWGTVGNENIPGTAYAYTSTYTSGATANWGTSLRALNTANPDLEWETTYSSNVGFDINLFQNRIEFIADAYYKKTENLLLELPLPAYVGTSGQGSTSPPWVNIGSLENKGIELTLNTVNVDTRGFMWRSNFVYSMNRNKVLSLNTETSILDETISQGSETTIVTRTAVGQPIGQYYGYKVIGRFESATDFYYKDASGNIVPTALPEDMEIGENSVWIGDYIFEDVNDDGVINEEDRTYIGNPEPKFIFGVGNTFSYKGFDLNIFLTGSYGNDVVNYQRRWLENPRENTNLLTDALGYAQLALIDPAGPNDYRNVQIVGGDPYMPRIGASSASSTSNYRYSDKFVEDGSYLRIQNISLAYNLPASLLSKIGIESMKVYTNLQNVYTFTKYSGYDPEIGSMNQNALLTGIDNARYPSPRIYTFGVNVTF from the coding sequence ATGAAAATAATCTATGGACGAAGGAGAAGATTTCTTTTGATGCTTTTCCTGATCATTTCAGTGCCTTTATGGGCACAAAACATTACAGTTAAGGGTAAGGTGACTGATTCCGGAGGAGGACCTTTACCTGGCGTGAACATTGTAATATTAGGCACATCACAAGGAACAATAACAGATATTGATGGTAATTATGGGTTAACGGTTCCGGTTGGAAGTCAGCTTACCTTTAATTTTATTGGTTTTATTTCTCAGACAATAACAGTAACGGATCAGACTAACATTGATGTTACTTTGCGAGAAGACATGGCCAAGATAGGTGAGGTGGTAGTGGTTGGATATGGCCAGATGAAAAGAACAGACTTAACCGGTTCGGTAGTGTCGGTGGCCAGTGATGCCATTGAAAAAACAGTAACTACTTCTCCTGAACAGGTGCTGCAAGGACGTGCTGCTGGTGTTCAGGTTCAACAAAATAGTGGTGCGCCCGGAGGTGGTTCTTCCATCAGGATTCGGGGAATCAGTTCATTAAACGGTTCAAACGAACCCATCATTGTTATTGACGGCGTAATAATCGATGGTAATACCGGATCGAGTGCTTCCAATGCACTGTCTTCAATCAATCCGGCTGATATCGTATCGATGGATATCCTTAAAGATGCTTCTGCAACTGCCATTTATGGTTCCAGAGCTGCCAATGGTGTAATAATTATAACAACAAGAAAAGGTGAAAAAGGAGATGCCCGAATAAGCTACGATGGTTATATGGGATGGCAGGAAATGCCAAAGAAACTCTCATTATTAAATCTGCAACAATATGCAATTCACAAAAATACCCGCGCTGAAATGGGTATTGTGCAATGGGATAATAATTTCGTTCGTCCTGATTTATTGGGTGCCGGTACCGACTGGCAGGATGAATTATTTACACAGGCAATGATGCAAAGTCATAACTTGTCTGTATCAGGTGGTACAGAAAAAAGTACTTATGCCTTGGGTGCCGGTTATCTCGATCAGGATGGTATAGCCATTGGCTCAGGCTTTGAACGTTTAAACCTAAGAGGAACATTTGATTCACAAGTAAAAGATTACCTGAAGGTAGGAATCAATTTCGCATTTAGTAACTCAAAACAAAATACTACCGTTTCGGATGATAACCTGATTATGACAGCCTTAAAACAGACTCCTAATGTGGCAGTTCGTAATGCTGATGGTTCGTTTGACGGTCCTGATACAGATGAATACGTACAAAACAACCCTGTTGGTCTGGCAATGATAAAAGACAACCGCAATGAAAGTATGAATATTCGCGGAAACACATATGCTGAAGCTGAAATTATTGAAGGGTTGAAAATTAAAACTGAATATGCCTTTGATTACGGAGTGGGTAATACTTACACATTCAATCCATCCTATACTTTTGGTGCTATTACTAATGAAGTAAGAGAAGGCTCACGATCGAAGTCATACAGTAAATTCTGGACCTGGAGAAACATTGCAACTTATAATAAGGAATTCGGAATTCATAATTTGAATGTGATGTTGGGTCAGGAAATGCAGGAATCGCATTGGGAGTATTTATATGGCTATCGCTCTGGCTATCTGACCAACAGTTCAACGGATTTGAATATGGGAGATGCTACAACAGCCCGAAATGGCAACAGTAGTAATACTTCTTCTATCTTTTCTTACTTCGGACGATTGTTCTATTCGTTCAACGATAAATATCTTCTTACATCTACTCTCCGTTATGATGGATCGTCTAAATTTCACGAAGATAATCGATGGGGATTGTTTCCATCAGCAGCATTTGCATGGAAAGTATCAAACGAAAGCTTTTTACAGGATAACGAAGTGATCAACAATCTGAAGCTTCGCTTAGGCTGGGGTACTGTTGGAAACGAAAATATTCCAGGAACAGCATATGCTTATACTTCAACATACACTTCAGGAGCCACTGCCAACTGGGGAACTTCCCTTAGAGCATTAAATACAGCCAACCCTGATCTGGAATGGGAAACGACTTATTCGAGCAACGTTGGTTTTGATATCAACCTGTTTCAGAACCGAATTGAGTTTATTGCCGATGCTTATTATAAGAAAACAGAAAACCTGTTGTTAGAACTTCCATTACCTGCTTATGTAGGTACCTCAGGACAAGGATCAACATCGCCACCCTGGGTTAATATCGGATCACTTGAAAATAAAGGTATTGAACTAACCTTAAATACAGTAAACGTTGATACCCGCGGTTTTATGTGGAGATCTAACTTCGTTTATTCAATGAACCGAAACAAAGTGTTGTCGTTGAATACCGAAACCAGTATTCTGGATGAAACAATCAGTCAGGGATCAGAAACAACCATTGTTACCCGAACAGCTGTTGGTCAGCCAATCGGACAATATTACGGTTATAAAGTGATTGGACGTTTTGAGAGCGCTACAGATTTCTATTATAAGGATGCTTCTGGTAACATTGTGCCTACTGCTTTGCCCGAAGATATGGAGATTGGAGAAAACAGTGTATGGATTGGAGATTATATTTTTGAGGATGTTAACGATGACGGAGTGATTAATGAAGAAGACCGCACCTATATCGGAAATCCTGAGCCTAAGTTTATTTTTGGTGTTGGTAATACTTTCAGTTACAAAGGATTTGATTTAAATATCTTTTTAACCGGATCGTACGGTAACGATGTGGTAAACTATCAGCGTCGTTGGTTAGAGAATCCAAGAGAGAATACTAACCTGTTAACGGATGCCCTGGGATATGCTCAACTGGCTTTAATTGATCCGGCCGGTCCAAATGATTACCGAAATGTTCAGATTGTAGGTGGTGATCCTTATATGCCACGTATCGGAGCATCATCTGCATCTTCTACATCTAACTATCGTTACAGTGATAAGTTTGTTGAAGACGGATCCTACCTGCGTATTCAGAATATATCATTAGCCTACAACCTGCCAGCTAGTCTGCTTTCTAAAATTGGTATCGAGAGTATGAAAGTTTATACCAACCTTCAGAATGTGTACACTTTCACGAAATATTCAGGCTACGATCCTGAAATTGGTTCGATGAATCAAAACGCATTATTAACAGGTATTGATAATGCACGATATCCATCTCCGCGTATTTATACTTTCGGGGTTAATGTAACATTCTAA
- a CDS encoding glycoside hydrolase family 43 protein produces the protein MKNPRYLVDHMYTADPAVHVFNGKIYIYPSHDIESGIPENDNGDHFDMRDYHVFSMDDIDGPVTDHGKVLDVKDVPWAGRQMWDTDVACKNGKYYMYFPVKDKNDIFHIGVAVSDTPEGPFIPESHPMLGSYSIDPCVFDNGNGDYYMYFGGLWGGQLQRYRDNKAQECGAEPADEEPALCAKVVKLADDMLEFAEEPKDLVILDENGEPLKAGDHDRRFFEASWMHYYNGKYYFSYSTGDTHLLCYATGDNPYGPFTYQGVILTPVVGWTTHHSIVEFKGKWYLFHHDCVPSNGKTWLRSLKVVELEYNEDGSIKTIEGMHN, from the coding sequence ATGAAGAATCCGAGATATCTGGTTGATCATATGTACACTGCTGATCCTGCAGTTCATGTTTTTAATGGAAAAATTTATATTTATCCCTCACACGATATTGAATCGGGCATCCCCGAAAATGATAATGGAGATCATTTTGATATGCGCGATTATCATGTTTTTTCGATGGATGATATTGATGGTCCGGTTACCGATCATGGTAAAGTACTTGATGTTAAAGACGTGCCTTGGGCTGGTCGTCAGATGTGGGATACTGATGTGGCCTGTAAAAATGGAAAATATTATATGTATTTTCCGGTCAAAGATAAAAACGACATATTTCATATTGGTGTGGCTGTTAGTGATACACCCGAAGGTCCTTTTATTCCCGAAAGTCATCCTATGTTAGGAAGTTACAGTATCGATCCATGTGTGTTTGATAATGGAAACGGAGATTATTACATGTATTTTGGTGGGTTATGGGGCGGTCAGCTGCAACGCTATCGTGATAATAAAGCACAGGAGTGCGGGGCAGAACCTGCTGATGAGGAACCTGCTTTGTGTGCAAAGGTTGTGAAACTGGCTGATGATATGCTGGAATTTGCCGAAGAACCAAAAGATCTTGTTATACTGGATGAAAATGGAGAACCACTTAAGGCTGGCGATCATGATCGAAGATTCTTTGAAGCTTCGTGGATGCATTATTATAATGGCAAATATTATTTTTCATATTCAACCGGAGATACTCATTTATTGTGTTATGCTACAGGTGATAATCCATACGGACCTTTCACCTATCAGGGAGTTATTCTGACACCCGTGGTAGGTTGGACCACACATCATTCAATTGTTGAATTCAAAGGAAAGTGGTATTTATTTCATCATGATTGCGTTCCTTCAAATGGAAAAACCTGGTTGCGCAGTTTGAAAGTGGTTGAGTTGGAATATAATGAAGATGGTAGCATAAAAACCATAGAAGGAATGCATAATTAG